In the genome of Stigmatopora nigra isolate UIUO_SnigA chromosome 7, RoL_Snig_1.1, whole genome shotgun sequence, the window TCAGTAACAATACAAGTGTCATTTGGTGGTTCCTGCGACAGAGCGACTCCTAAATGTTGACGTGGTCTACTACTGCCATTTTGACCTGAGATCTGACCCAAGCGTGGGTCTGAGTCCAGCTCATATCGATACTGATAACCCTCCATGACGTCGTGACACGCATCTCTCATTTCCACGATCCACCGCTTCATGCCTTTGCGATTAAGGTACAGGACAAAAAGGAATACCATGCCCACGAAGCCCAGCACCAGCCCAAGGAAGACATAGGAGGTCTGCAGGCTGAGATCAGTAACATCTGTTTGGATGGGAACAATGCATCCGATGGCCCGAAACCCAAGTCCTCGAAGTCGGGTGTTGGTCAATCCCTCGGGCGATGCGCATCTCAGAGAATCCACATCTACCCGAGCCTGCGATTCATTTAACCAAGCTATAAAACGGTGGATCTCACAGGCACAGGAGTATGGATTGTTACCCAGAAGGATTCGACTGTTCCCCAACATCTCCAGTTCTTTGAGATCATCGGTGCCGAATGTCTCGAAAGCATTGTGCCTCAGGTCAAGCACCGCCAAGTTATCCATGCCGGAGAAGGTCCCACTGTAGAGTGCCACGAGAGAGTTGTTACCAAGGAAGAGCTGCTGTAAATTGAGCAAGTGGGAAAACATCCCCGGGGGCAGCAGAGCGAGGTGATTCCCGGAAAGGTCGAGACAGAGTAGACCACGGAGGTCCCCCCAACGCAGAGCCGTGGTGAGGTCTGTCAAGGCGGTGAAGTTGTAGAGCGAGCGGCTCAGGTTGAGCTCCTGGAGAGGACTGCCGGGGATGCTCAAAGCTTCCGGATGGATGATAGACAGCTGGTTGCCACTGAGGTCCAGGAAGCGGAGGTTGATGAGTGAGGAGAAGCTGCGCGATGCAATCTCGGTCATCCTGCAGAGACAACTACCATTGTTACTCATCTTTTAAAATCGGATtatcaaacaaagatttttcCGGTACATATTCACAGTTTGAAAAGGATTTGGTGTGTCAATACGGCACTTTCTCACCCATTATTGCTTAATATGACATGGGAAACATTCTCCAGCTCTGTAAAGGAATTCGGTCCAATCCTCTGAATAGTATTCCCCGTGACGATGACGGTCTTGATGTATCCGGGAATTATTTGTGGCACCATCAGGAGATTCTTAGAGACACATTTCAATGTGTGTGTCACAGCAAAACACTCGCAGCCACCGGGACATGCCGAGCACGGGGACTGGGCACAAAAGAGTAGTCCCAAAAGCACACAGACTGTAGAAATACACATGGCCGACCAGAATTcagttaaaaatgacaacaacaaaaaagacaagagTCCGGGGTAAATTGAACCAACTGTGTCTATATTTTCTTGCGATGGATCCCATAGACTAAAAGAATACCAGGAAAGAGCACCCTAGCACTAGTCCCTCCTCATCTGCGGCACTCTGGGAATAAAGGGTCTTGTAAATTGATGGCAGTTCTTGTAGCGCAGAATCTGCtgggtgaaaaaaatgtgtagttcccttaaaGGCACAGCGGACAATCAGACCATCCACTGGTTGTGACCTCGACTACACAATGAGGCTGGAAAGGCAATTGATGCATGGCTAAtaagggagaagaagaaaaacgaggggaaaaaaacacatttggcagaaatgtactactactagtattgATGCAGAAAAAGCTAATTGAGACAATATCACTACAAGGTGCAATAAAAGCTTCCTCATTTCACCTCCTAAAAGTTCAGATTCAATAATAAAGAAGGTATGTTTTTAGAAATACATATTGGTCAAGCTcccgcattaaaaaaaaaaaagttaactgcaggcagactatgtatacatacaaacagTAAAATACTGCTGACAGAGTGGATATTTTAAGATATTGTTAACATTTAATGAGCACCTGACAGACCTTCTTTAAATAACATGAGTCAGTTATGAAGCCCGTAGTGTATTGTTAAACAAATGTTTCAATTATCACAAATGATATTTTCAAATGGCAACATAATATAATACACATTCtgaacataaaaaaactaaaaccctGATAAGACAAATGCAAATGGAGTATATATTTATTCTGGGATAATCCACTATGTTATATGTTCCAAATtagtaacaaaacaaaatatgcataataaaaaaagtatttgttctATCATATGATTTATCATGAactgtaaaaatatgtaaaataaataactcTGTAGTAACCATATTGTAATTAGCAAAGTGGAGTGTTGGATATACCAAATAGATTGTAACAGATTTAGAGACTAAT includes:
- the tpbg1a gene encoding trophoblast glycoprotein-like — translated: MCISTVCVLLGLLFCAQSPCSACPGGCECFAVTHTLKCVSKNLLMVPQIIPGYIKTVIVTGNTIQRIGPNSFTELENVSHVILSNNGMTEIASRSFSSLINLRFLDLSGNQLSIIHPEALSIPGSPLQELNLSRSLYNFTALTDLTTALRWGDLRGLLCLDLSGNHLALLPPGMFSHLLNLQQLFLGNNSLVALYSGTFSGMDNLAVLDLRHNAFETFGTDDLKELEMLGNSRILLGNNPYSCACEIHRFIAWLNESQARVDVDSLRCASPEGLTNTRLRGLGFRAIGCIVPIQTDVTDLSLQTSYVFLGLVLGFVGMVFLFVLYLNRKGMKRWIVEMRDACHDVMEGYQYRYELDSDPRLGQISGQNGSSRPRQHLGVALSQEPPNDTCIVTEEVQVKPVKPISQPRNVL